From the genome of Acidobacteriota bacterium, one region includes:
- a CDS encoding LamG-like jellyroll fold domain-containing protein, which translates to MMSSISTTGVRAQGQSATAKFHRIGRPIPNQYIVVLNDDLPSSDVASRADEMLRTTGGSIGHIYRYALRGFSARMSEGAAIALSLDPRVEFIEEDGVATVGTTQTNPPWGLDRIDQSGSLAAFPLDQTYTYSETGMGVNAYVIDTGVRISHNDFGGRASLGADCTVRDGNGNCIGNGTDGAGHGTSVASILGGNTYGVAKSVTIYNVRVCDSFFNCVNSNWIAGIDWVTNDHTNNPSHMGPAVANQSVGTTQDSGPSQALDKAVRRSIAGGVTHVVAAKNSNVNLDLLPVSPARVTQAITVGATGNDTPGADPVSDQRASFSNFGSVLDLFAPGVKTPGASPFSDTGADPEFGATSASSPHVAGAVARYLQTDPTACPSTVSDVITSLGNPVVGNPGPNTTNKLLFTPLSWPAPTYYSLSLNGTSAYVDVPNAGLGVSLDITGPVTVEAWVKLNGNTVRQAIVERYNPSAGAGTNDGGYGLRVMPSGKVRFFTFKNAVEYSFITSSTVLTIGTWYHVAGVFDGSQLKIYVQGMSDAPPVSVTYAPQAGTSNLKIGVSPEGTYFLNGLIDEVRVTARAIYTAGFATQHKLTGVVDTKGLWRFDRQNARDCADIHNGTLVGGAAFSSSVP; encoded by the coding sequence ATGATGTCGTCGATATCAACGACCGGGGTTCGCGCCCAAGGTCAATCGGCGACCGCTAAGTTCCACAGAATCGGGAGACCGATTCCCAATCAATATATTGTCGTCCTCAACGACGACCTTCCCAGCTCCGACGTCGCCTCGCGAGCGGACGAAATGCTTCGTACCACCGGCGGAAGCATCGGACATATCTATCGCTACGCCCTCAGAGGGTTTTCGGCACGGATGTCCGAGGGGGCAGCCATTGCCCTCAGCTTGGATCCGCGAGTTGAGTTCATAGAAGAGGATGGTGTAGCTACGGTCGGGACCACGCAAACCAACCCGCCGTGGGGTCTTGATCGTATAGACCAAAGCGGCTCCCTTGCCGCCTTTCCGCTTGATCAGACATACACTTATAGCGAAACGGGCATGGGCGTGAATGCCTACGTCATTGATACGGGAGTTCGAATTAGCCACAACGATTTTGGTGGGCGCGCTTCGCTTGGTGCCGATTGTACTGTTAGAGACGGCAATGGCAACTGCATAGGAAACGGAACCGATGGCGCCGGGCACGGCACATCAGTGGCTAGTATCCTCGGTGGAAACACGTATGGTGTCGCCAAAAGCGTAACGATCTACAATGTTCGCGTCTGCGACTCTTTTTTCAACTGTGTCAATTCAAATTGGATAGCGGGAATCGATTGGGTGACGAATGACCACACCAATAACCCCAGCCATATGGGGCCCGCGGTAGCCAACCAAAGCGTCGGAACCACACAGGACAGTGGGCCCTCTCAAGCTCTCGACAAGGCAGTTAGGAGATCCATTGCTGGCGGTGTAACCCATGTGGTCGCCGCCAAGAATTCTAACGTTAATCTAGATCTCCTGCCTGTCTCGCCAGCGAGGGTCACACAGGCAATAACTGTCGGTGCGACGGGTAACGATACGCCCGGTGCTGATCCAGTCTCAGATCAGCGTGCATCGTTTTCCAACTTCGGCTCTGTCCTTGACCTTTTCGCCCCCGGCGTAAAAACTCCCGGCGCATCACCCTTCAGCGATACAGGAGCAGACCCTGAGTTCGGCGCCACATCGGCCTCCTCTCCTCACGTAGCGGGCGCTGTTGCACGCTACTTGCAAACGGACCCAACAGCATGTCCGTCAACTGTTAGTGACGTCATTACCAGCCTAGGCAATCCCGTAGTGGGTAATCCGGGTCCGAACACAACAAACAAGCTACTCTTCACGCCGCTGTCCTGGCCCGCTCCAACCTACTATTCTTTGTCGCTGAACGGAACGAGTGCATACGTCGACGTACCTAATGCCGGTCTAGGGGTGTCGCTGGATATAACCGGGCCGGTCACTGTAGAAGCCTGGGTCAAGCTGAACGGCAACACCGTTCGGCAGGCCATAGTCGAGAGGTACAACCCTTCGGCTGGCGCGGGCACAAATGACGGCGGCTATGGGCTTCGAGTGATGCCTAGCGGCAAGGTGAGGTTTTTCACCTTCAAGAACGCCGTTGAATATAGCTTCATCACGAGCAGCACAGTTCTCACAATCGGCACCTGGTACCATGTTGCAGGCGTGTTCGATGGTAGCCAGTTGAAGATCTATGTTCAGGGTATGTCTGATGCTCCGCCTGTTTCAGTGACATATGCACCTCAAGCAGGAACGAGCAATCTTAAGATTGGTGTGTCACCGGAAGGGACGTATTTCCTCAACGGGTTGATTGATGAGGTGAGGGTAACGGCCAGGGCCATCTACACCGCCGGTTTCGCGACTCAGCACAAATTGACTGGTGTTGTGGACACCAAGGGGCTGTGGAGATTCGACAGGCAGAATGCGAGGGACTGCGCCGATATCCACAATGGCACACTCGTTGGGGGAGCTGCCTTCTCAAGTAGTGTCCCTTAG
- a CDS encoding ComEC/Rec2 family competence protein has product MSQVFFRSTLTPRCQPFLYLTAALVVGILVDRCLEPPRLIVTASTLFFAAASIKLVLSKKETSAGVALMIGFAFGGALLSLAERTSHTAARLDRLFESKVISPDDPVELTGTLAAPPEPAPGAYYLDLDAQEIRVHGDAMAAAGRARLILSTASGESQSEFERLALDYGSRVRVLVRLERARSYANPGSPDFNAFLERQGYDLKGVIKSPLLIERIGDARASRVLAILYHLRLRTMAALDSRFNRRVAGTLKAMLVGNRYFLEPAASERLREASTFHTLSISGMHIGIIAWVLLGGRSTLKRRRTARVIVCLVVLWAYAIMVGLAAPVSRATAMITIGLMGPLLFRRSASINTVALAAFIMLALEPALVNDPAFQLSFIAVAAIVGLGLPLAEKLREIGQWRPGSHTPHPPSCSPAVRYFAETLFWDDRAFNEEMRRSPIRYRLEKAGAARLLGLLRVQGIIRGIVLLAITSAAIQLATLPLMALYFNRIAPVGVLLNIVAGLLTGVLMLTALGAIAAGALSAWIGAQLGRVVYAAHYLLVNSIAPFSDIPMATFRVAHYEGWDSIIYALYFAPLAMLVALIDQWHPVDQVRTIDRSLKDRAAVRKQTATRRAAPAGLRIVPSLFCALAMTSALIAVIRPAVNQANGKLTVHFLDVGQGDSALVVFPHGKSMLVDGGGELRFERRDQSQKGGATAETEEDENFADNAFSIGEAVVSRFIWSLGRTRVDYVLATHAHADHVGGLRDVVRNLQIGQAIVGHVPTADSEYDRFAEAARQRGIVLSRVSAGEHFQIDGVTIEVLWPLPASSWPETSGNDDSVVLRLVYGSVSILLAGDIERAAEDSLVASGVILAADVLKVPHHGSRTSSTEAFINAVHPRYGVISVGERSRFGHPHPAVVNRYLTRNVKLYQTGHDGMVTLETDGSTLDIRTHRE; this is encoded by the coding sequence ATGTCCCAGGTCTTCTTCAGATCAACGCTAACTCCCCGATGCCAGCCGTTCTTGTACCTGACGGCTGCGCTTGTGGTTGGCATTCTTGTTGACCGATGTCTCGAGCCCCCGCGATTGATCGTCACCGCGTCAACGCTCTTTTTTGCCGCTGCGTCGATCAAGCTTGTACTCAGCAAGAAAGAAACCTCGGCCGGCGTAGCCCTGATGATCGGTTTCGCTTTCGGCGGCGCTCTGCTCTCACTCGCCGAACGAACAAGCCACACGGCAGCAAGGCTGGACCGCCTCTTTGAGTCAAAGGTCATAAGCCCCGATGATCCGGTTGAGTTGACCGGCACTCTGGCTGCGCCACCCGAGCCTGCGCCGGGTGCTTACTACCTGGACCTGGACGCGCAAGAGATTCGCGTTCACGGCGACGCGATGGCCGCCGCCGGCCGCGCGCGGCTGATCCTCTCGACAGCTAGCGGTGAATCGCAGAGCGAATTCGAACGCCTCGCTCTTGACTACGGCTCCCGCGTCCGGGTGCTGGTAAGGCTTGAGCGCGCGCGCTCGTACGCCAATCCAGGATCGCCCGACTTCAACGCCTTCCTCGAGCGTCAAGGTTACGACCTCAAAGGGGTGATAAAGAGTCCGCTTCTAATCGAGCGGATTGGCGACGCCCGCGCAAGCCGGGTGCTCGCTATTCTTTACCACCTGCGCCTTAGAACAATGGCCGCGCTCGATTCGAGATTTAATCGTCGAGTAGCCGGGACGCTGAAGGCCATGCTCGTTGGCAATCGGTATTTTCTCGAGCCAGCAGCTTCGGAGCGTCTTCGCGAAGCCTCGACCTTTCACACTCTGTCGATCTCCGGTATGCACATCGGCATCATAGCGTGGGTGCTGTTGGGGGGCCGCTCAACGCTCAAACGGCGTAGAACCGCGCGAGTTATCGTTTGTCTCGTCGTCCTGTGGGCGTATGCGATTATGGTCGGGCTGGCGGCGCCTGTCAGCCGGGCGACGGCGATGATAACGATCGGTTTGATGGGGCCGCTCCTTTTCCGGCGCTCAGCCTCAATCAACACTGTTGCGCTGGCGGCTTTCATCATGCTCGCCCTGGAACCGGCTCTGGTGAATGATCCTGCGTTTCAATTGAGTTTTATCGCTGTCGCCGCGATAGTAGGCCTCGGGCTGCCGCTGGCGGAGAAGCTCCGGGAAATAGGACAGTGGCGTCCTGGTTCACACACCCCGCACCCGCCGTCCTGCTCGCCAGCCGTAAGGTATTTCGCGGAGACTCTCTTTTGGGATGATCGCGCGTTCAACGAAGAGATGCGACGATCACCCATTCGCTACCGGCTCGAGAAAGCCGGCGCAGCGCGCTTGCTGGGACTATTGCGCGTGCAGGGAATAATCAGGGGTATCGTACTGCTGGCGATCACATCCGCGGCCATCCAGCTCGCGACGCTGCCGCTGATGGCGCTCTACTTCAATCGCATTGCGCCGGTCGGGGTGTTGCTGAACATAGTGGCTGGACTCTTGACTGGCGTGTTGATGCTCACAGCGCTTGGAGCGATTGCCGCCGGCGCGCTCAGCGCTTGGATTGGGGCGCAACTCGGACGAGTGGTGTATGCCGCGCACTACTTGCTGGTCAACTCGATCGCGCCTTTTTCGGATATTCCGATGGCGACGTTCAGGGTGGCGCACTATGAAGGCTGGGATTCGATCATCTACGCACTGTACTTCGCGCCGCTCGCGATGCTCGTCGCGTTGATAGATCAATGGCATCCGGTGGATCAAGTGCGAACCATCGACCGCTCCCTAAAAGACCGCGCTGCGGTAAGAAAGCAAACAGCAACCAGACGAGCCGCGCCGGCCGGTCTCCGAATCGTCCCGTCGCTGTTCTGCGCGCTCGCTATGACATCGGCTCTGATCGCCGTTATCAGGCCAGCCGTCAATCAGGCAAACGGAAAACTGACTGTTCACTTCCTGGACGTTGGTCAGGGAGATTCTGCGCTGGTGGTTTTTCCTCACGGCAAGTCAATGCTCGTTGACGGTGGCGGCGAACTTCGTTTCGAGAGACGAGATCAAAGTCAGAAGGGGGGCGCAACGGCTGAAACTGAGGAGGACGAAAATTTCGCGGACAATGCATTTTCGATTGGCGAAGCTGTCGTGTCGCGGTTCATCTGGTCGCTGGGCCGGACGCGAGTCGACTATGTGCTTGCAACGCACGCGCACGCGGATCACGTCGGCGGTCTCAGAGACGTGGTTCGGAATCTCCAGATTGGTCAAGCCATCGTGGGTCACGTGCCGACGGCTGACTCGGAGTACGACCGGTTTGCGGAAGCGGCACGTCAGCGTGGCATTGTTTTGTCCAGGGTCAGCGCGGGCGAACACTTTCAGATCGATGGTGTAACGATCGAGGTGCTGTGGCCACTACCCGCAAGTAGCTGGCCCGAGACTTCGGGCAATGATGATTCAGTTGTGTTGCGGCTCGTCTACGGCTCCGTATCCATATTGCTGGCAGGCGACATAGAGCGAGCCGCCGAAGACTCGCTTGTCGCCTCCGGTGTGATTCTGGCGGCGGATGTGTTGAAAGTCCCGCATCACGGCTCACGGACCTCTTCAACCGAAGCCTTCATAAACGCGGTTCATCCTCGATACGGGGTGATCTCGGTTGGCGAGCGGAGCCGCTTCGGCCACCCGCACCCGGCAGTTGTTAACCGTTACCTCACTCGTAATGTAAAACTATATCAAACCGGTCATGACGGAATGGTGACACTGGAGACTGATGGCTCGACTCTCGATATCCGGACGCACAGAGAATGA
- a CDS encoding TonB-dependent receptor → MLALGSLSSLSPAALAAQGSNTGRLVGTVTNNTGAVVAGATVVVTDNATGREKTVVTGEGGTFALPQLDFGTYTVKVTQQGFKTYTATEVKIDVGREYSLSVALEVGGVQEQVTVTAGAELLNATSGELSNTISMKEVRELPLNGRNPISLIQGQAGVSSNGAQTTAVNGQRSSFTNITRDGINVQDNFIRSNAVDFVPDRPNVDDIGEITITTQNAGAELGYGSSQIQLVTPRGANQFHGAGYIYNRNSFLAANSFFNNAAGNIAATGKPNVPIAFLNRNQYGGTVSGPIKREKLFFFFGYQATRQRSATSTLRTTLLPNAFNGVFTFLNNAGAKQTVNILQLAGVSLDPVIKSRILDLLPVGGNTTEAGDQLNTTGFRVNRLQNQDLDSYSVRMDYEISSNQTINGVYGYRKENLLRPDVDQIGPGGFTPSPTSNQDAHTPFLSLAYRLNLSSRFTNEVRGGYQKSNPAFGRLLDLPGFFIAPTLVSNTEVNFEAQGRNTVITNFQDNAVLIRGAHGLRFGIQGQLFRVNPFGPPAFSQSTIPTFNLGTNANTPQLNQAQFTSLGGISTAQLATANSLLALLGGIISTANVTYAANSPSSGLVKGEVPERQLNYENYSGYFSDSWRVTPQLTLNLGLRYELFTSIREASGLALEPVIPAGTDPLTAILNPNATIDFVGANAGDSKRTKFFKVDKNNFAPVFSFAYSPELKNKWLGYLLPGNGRTVLRGGYRESYVNDEFVRGADAALGSNAGLISQASALNPITNTAQLNARFSALPSFIAPTLKVPRTFLDNNLLAGRQGAAEAIDPNIKVPRAQEYNFGIQREIGWQTAIEVRYVGSRSTNLLRAKDYNQLDIFNNGFLADFNRARSNLLLATAARATNSSIPLSAAFNANVAGSQQLTVFPKLGLLSGTNGGLTNATILNSLTAGTPGDLAATYIVNNLTGTVVFQPNPNILQSRLLTNDARYNYNSLQTEIRHRFSHGLFVQANYTFQKTLTDAGGTAQTRVDSVLDIFSPELEYSRADYDQTHVLNLAAVYELPFGKGKPFLNKGGVIDRVFGGFQVNNLIRWASGAPITIVDPRGTLNRVAFSGRQTPFTSLNKDQIKKLIGIRKTKCGVFFIDPSVINFNLDTCTGTGRGAEGFGQPTFAGQVFFNVAPGQTGSLERAFINGPVIFNWDASITKNVPIKENLKVQIRLEAFNVGNRANFFVSQFGGLNINSTNFGRVTSLATNPRIVQLVGRIEF, encoded by the coding sequence TTGCTGGCGCTCGGCTCCCTCAGCAGCCTTTCCCCAGCAGCATTGGCAGCGCAAGGCTCCAACACCGGTCGCCTCGTCGGCACCGTCACCAACAACACTGGGGCCGTGGTTGCCGGCGCGACTGTGGTGGTCACAGACAACGCGACCGGAAGAGAGAAAACCGTGGTCACGGGCGAGGGAGGCACGTTCGCCCTCCCGCAACTGGACTTCGGCACCTACACGGTGAAGGTCACACAGCAGGGATTTAAGACCTACACGGCGACGGAGGTGAAGATCGACGTCGGCCGAGAGTACTCCTTGAGCGTGGCGCTCGAAGTGGGTGGCGTGCAGGAACAGGTGACCGTCACCGCCGGCGCCGAACTGCTCAATGCCACCTCGGGGGAATTGAGCAATACGATCAGCATGAAAGAAGTCCGCGAACTACCGCTCAACGGGCGCAATCCCATAAGCTTGATCCAGGGACAGGCAGGCGTGTCGTCTAACGGCGCGCAGACCACCGCCGTCAACGGGCAGCGGTCGTCCTTTACCAACATAACGCGTGACGGCATAAACGTGCAGGACAACTTCATTCGCTCGAATGCCGTTGATTTCGTTCCCGACCGCCCGAACGTTGACGACATCGGCGAGATCACCATCACCACCCAAAACGCCGGCGCTGAGTTGGGCTACGGCTCCTCGCAGATTCAACTGGTGACCCCGCGCGGCGCAAATCAGTTTCACGGTGCGGGCTACATCTACAACCGCAACTCGTTTCTGGCGGCCAACAGCTTCTTCAACAACGCGGCGGGCAATATTGCCGCGACCGGCAAACCGAACGTACCGATAGCGTTTCTGAACCGCAATCAGTACGGCGGCACCGTCTCGGGGCCGATCAAGAGGGAGAAGCTCTTCTTCTTCTTCGGCTATCAGGCAACGCGGCAGCGCAGCGCCACGTCGACCCTGCGCACGACGCTGCTGCCCAATGCCTTCAACGGGGTGTTTACATTCCTCAACAACGCCGGGGCAAAGCAAACTGTCAACATTCTTCAGCTCGCAGGGGTTTCGCTAGATCCGGTCATTAAGAGCCGCATCCTCGACCTGCTGCCGGTCGGCGGCAATACGACCGAGGCCGGCGATCAACTCAACACCACCGGCTTTCGGGTCAATCGCCTGCAGAATCAGGATCTGGATAGTTACTCGGTCCGCATGGACTACGAGATCAGCTCGAATCAAACAATCAACGGCGTTTACGGCTACCGCAAGGAAAACCTGTTGCGGCCGGACGTGGATCAGATCGGCCCCGGAGGCTTTACGCCGAGCCCGACCAGCAACCAGGATGCGCACACGCCGTTTTTGTCGCTCGCCTATCGCCTCAATCTGAGTTCGAGGTTCACCAACGAAGTGCGCGGCGGCTACCAGAAGAGCAACCCAGCGTTCGGGCGGCTTTTGGATTTACCGGGGTTTTTCATCGCCCCGACGCTGGTGAGCAACACGGAAGTCAATTTTGAGGCGCAGGGCCGCAACACGGTCATCACCAATTTTCAAGACAATGCCGTGCTGATCAGGGGAGCGCACGGGCTGCGTTTCGGCATACAGGGGCAACTCTTCCGAGTGAATCCCTTCGGCCCGCCTGCCTTCTCACAGTCAACTATACCGACCTTTAACCTTGGAACCAACGCGAACACGCCGCAGTTGAACCAGGCGCAATTCACGTCGCTTGGCGGCATCAGCACGGCGCAGTTGGCGACGGCCAATAGCTTGCTGGCATTGCTGGGGGGCATCATCAGCACCGCCAACGTGACCTATGCCGCCAACAGCCCGTCTTCGGGTCTGGTGAAAGGTGAGGTGCCGGAGCGGCAGTTGAACTACGAGAACTACTCTGGCTACTTTTCCGATTCGTGGCGGGTGACCCCGCAACTCACGTTAAACCTCGGCCTGCGCTACGAGTTGTTCACCTCGATTCGCGAGGCGAGCGGCCTGGCGCTGGAGCCGGTCATTCCGGCGGGAACGGATCCCTTGACGGCTATTCTCAATCCGAATGCCACGATTGATTTCGTTGGCGCCAACGCGGGCGACAGCAAGCGCACGAAGTTCTTCAAAGTCGACAAGAACAACTTCGCCCCCGTCTTCAGCTTCGCCTATTCGCCGGAGTTGAAGAACAAGTGGTTGGGCTACCTGCTACCGGGCAACGGCCGGACAGTGCTGCGCGGCGGCTACCGCGAGAGCTACGTCAACGACGAGTTCGTGCGCGGCGCGGACGCGGCCTTAGGGTCCAATGCCGGTCTGATTTCGCAAGCCAGCGCGCTCAATCCGATTACTAACACCGCACAACTCAACGCGCGCTTCTCGGCGTTACCTAGTTTCATTGCCCCGACGCTCAAAGTGCCGCGGACCTTTCTTGATAACAATTTGCTGGCCGGGCGGCAAGGCGCTGCCGAAGCCATTGATCCCAACATAAAGGTGCCGCGGGCGCAGGAGTACAATTTCGGCATTCAGCGCGAAATCGGCTGGCAGACGGCTATCGAGGTTCGCTATGTTGGCAGCCGCAGCACCAATCTCCTGCGGGCCAAGGACTACAACCAACTGGACATCTTCAACAACGGCTTCCTGGCCGACTTCAATCGCGCGCGCTCGAATCTGTTGCTCGCAACGGCGGCTCGCGCTACCAACTCGAGCATTCCGTTGAGCGCGGCCTTCAACGCGAACGTTGCGGGCAGCCAGCAGTTGACGGTCTTCCCGAAGCTCGGCCTGTTGAGCGGGACCAACGGCGGCCTGACCAACGCGACGATTCTCAACAGCCTGACGGCGGGTACGCCTGGCGATCTGGCAGCGACCTACATTGTTAACAACCTGACCGGCACGGTGGTCTTCCAGCCGAACCCCAATATTTTGCAGTCCCGGCTGCTGACCAACGATGCGCGGTACAACTACAACTCCTTACAGACGGAGATCCGCCATCGCTTCAGCCACGGTCTGTTCGTGCAAGCGAACTATACCTTCCAGAAGACGCTGACTGATGCCGGCGGCACGGCGCAGACGCGGGTCGATTCGGTGCTAGATATCTTCTCGCCGGAGCTCGAGTACTCGCGCGCCGACTACGATCAGACGCATGTCCTCAATCTGGCGGCTGTGTACGAACTGCCGTTCGGCAAGGGGAAACCGTTCCTGAACAAAGGCGGGGTGATTGACCGGGTGTTTGGCGGTTTCCAGGTCAACAACTTAATTCGCTGGGCGAGCGGCGCGCCGATCACCATCGTCGATCCGCGTGGCACCTTGAACCGCGTCGCGTTTTCCGGCCGTCAGACGCCATTTACCTCGCTCAACAAGGACCAGATCAAGAAGCTGATTGGCATCCGCAAGACCAAGTGCGGCGTCTTCTTCATTGACCCGTCAGTAATCAACTTCAACCTCGACACCTGCACCGGCACGGGCCGCGGCGCGGAAGGCTTCGGCCAGCCAACGTTCGCCGGACAGGTCTTCTTCAACGTCGCGCCGGGGCAGACCGGCAGCCTTGAGCGGGCCTTCATAAACGGCCCGGTGATCTTTAACTGGGACGCGTCCATCACCAAGAACGTCCCGATCAAAGAGAACCTCAAGGTGCAGATTCGCCTCGAGGCCTTCAACGTCGGCAACCGCGCGAATTTCTTCGTGAGCCAGTTCGGCGGTCTGAACATTAACAGCACGAACTTTGGCCGCGTAACCAGCCTGGCGACCAACCCGCGCATAGTCCAGCTTGTGGGCCGCATCGAGTTCTAA
- the recN gene encoding DNA repair protein RecN, whose amino-acid sequence MLTFLNISKIALIDELTVEFDRGLNLLTGETGSGKSIIVDALGVLIGGRFTPDFLKSGSDRGFIEGLFLVGRNQELEELLRNAGIEADGADDTEIIIRRELAASGRNKILINHQLATQSLLRELRPFLVDIHGQGDQQTLFDTNTHLELLDAFAGVTALKDDVAACYKRWSLVKRELEAHSKEAAEKLQLIDILRFQIDELERTGPVVGEDEQLEEERRRLNNVEKLTTLCAESFGLTYEDSDSAMTRIQQTARRIEELAGYESSFREYLEGLETARALLEDLAFSLRDFADKLEFSPARLEEIENRLAELSRLKRKYGGSIESTLEHLARSQDRLRKIEQSDERQEELGADLAVARAAYVSCAVKLHKERTRAAKKFERAVEGGLAEVAMEDARFQVQITIPSDMELDGDDASASFTATGIDRVEFYFSANVGETVRPLARVASGGEASRLMLVLKTVAGASEFPRTIVFDEIDSGIGGRVSEAVGAKLKKLSETNQVFCVTHQPQIARFADSHLLVRKEAIAGRTEISADRLDRRGRIEEIARMLTGAEITESARRHAREMLKT is encoded by the coding sequence ATGCTGACATTCCTCAACATCTCTAAGATTGCGTTGATCGATGAGTTGACTGTCGAGTTCGACCGGGGCCTCAATCTGCTCACCGGCGAGACCGGGTCGGGCAAGTCCATCATCGTCGATGCCCTCGGCGTTCTCATTGGTGGACGATTCACGCCGGATTTCCTCAAATCAGGCAGCGACCGCGGGTTCATCGAGGGGTTGTTTTTAGTCGGGCGCAACCAAGAGCTCGAGGAACTGCTGCGCAATGCGGGCATTGAAGCCGATGGCGCCGACGACACCGAGATCATCATCAGGCGCGAGCTTGCGGCTAGCGGCAGAAACAAGATACTTATCAATCATCAACTCGCGACTCAGTCGCTGCTTCGCGAGCTGCGGCCATTTCTTGTCGATATACACGGGCAGGGCGATCAGCAAACGTTGTTTGACACGAACACCCACCTGGAGCTGCTCGACGCATTCGCCGGCGTGACGGCGTTGAAGGATGATGTGGCCGCTTGCTACAAACGCTGGTCTTTGGTCAAGCGTGAGCTTGAGGCGCACAGCAAGGAAGCGGCCGAGAAGCTTCAGCTAATCGACATTCTTCGATTTCAGATCGATGAACTCGAGCGAACGGGGCCGGTAGTGGGCGAGGATGAACAACTCGAAGAGGAACGGCGGCGGCTCAACAACGTCGAGAAGCTGACGACACTTTGCGCCGAGAGCTTTGGCCTCACCTATGAAGACAGCGATTCGGCTATGACGCGCATACAACAGACGGCGAGGCGAATCGAGGAGCTTGCGGGTTACGAGTCGAGCTTTCGCGAATATCTCGAAGGACTCGAGACCGCGCGCGCGCTGCTGGAGGACCTTGCTTTTTCGCTCCGCGACTTCGCCGACAAGCTGGAGTTCTCTCCGGCGCGCCTTGAAGAAATTGAGAATCGGCTTGCCGAGCTGTCTCGTTTGAAGCGCAAGTATGGCGGCTCGATCGAAAGCACGCTCGAGCACCTGGCGCGTTCTCAAGACCGCCTGCGAAAAATCGAGCAATCGGATGAACGGCAGGAGGAACTAGGGGCAGACCTCGCCGTGGCGCGCGCCGCTTACGTCTCGTGCGCTGTGAAGCTTCATAAGGAGCGCACGCGCGCGGCAAAGAAATTCGAGCGCGCCGTCGAAGGCGGGCTAGCAGAAGTAGCAATGGAGGATGCCCGCTTCCAAGTTCAGATCACAATACCCTCGGATATGGAATTGGACGGCGACGACGCCTCAGCTTCATTTACCGCAACCGGCATCGATCGAGTGGAGTTCTACTTTTCGGCCAACGTCGGCGAGACGGTTCGGCCGCTGGCGCGCGTCGCATCCGGAGGAGAAGCGTCCCGCTTGATGCTCGTGCTTAAGACGGTCGCCGGCGCTTCCGAGTTCCCTCGCACGATCGTGTTCGACGAAATCGACAGCGGCATCGGCGGGCGCGTCAGCGAGGCGGTTGGCGCCAAGCTCAAGAAGCTTTCCGAAACCAACCAGGTTTTTTGCGTTACTCATCAACCGCAGATCGCTCGATTCGCGGACTCGCATCTTCTTGTGCGCAAGGAAGCGATTGCCGGCCGGACGGAGATCAGCGCCGATAGACTCGACCGGCGCGGCCGGATAGAAGAGATTGCCCGCATGCTCACCGGCGCCGAGATCACCGAAAGCGCGCGCCGCCACGCTCGGGAAATGCTCAAGACATGA
- a CDS encoding HAD family hydrolase, protein MARNPQSAIRNPQLNDPQFSGAIFLDRDGTLNEDTGYVSTPDQLILYPWAAEAVRAINRSRLKTIVITNQSGIARGLYTEEALNKIHSRMIEELAGDGARIDAVYYCPHHPEVGNARYRLDCECRKPRTGMLDAASREHNIDLARSFVIGDKASDIKLAENVSARAALVMTGYGRETFAHPDRWPCNPEFEAENLLDAVKQILDSEGMRS, encoded by the coding sequence GTGGCCCGCAATCCGCAATCCGCAATCCGCAATCCGCAATTGAATGATCCGCAATTCTCAGGCGCTATATTTCTCGACCGCGACGGCACGCTCAACGAAGACACCGGATACGTGTCGACACCCGATCAGTTGATTCTCTACCCCTGGGCCGCTGAAGCCGTGCGCGCGATCAATAGGTCCAGGCTCAAAACGATTGTCATAACCAACCAATCCGGCATCGCGCGCGGCTTGTACACGGAAGAAGCCCTGAACAAGATTCATTCGCGAATGATCGAAGAGCTTGCCGGCGACGGGGCGCGAATAGATGCGGTTTACTATTGTCCTCATCATCCCGAAGTTGGAAATGCGCGTTATCGCCTCGACTGCGAGTGCCGAAAACCTCGAACCGGTATGCTCGATGCTGCATCGCGCGAGCACAACATTGACCTCGCGCGTTCCTTTGTTATCGGAGACAAGGCCAGCGATATCAAACTTGCGGAAAACGTTTCGGCGCGCGCGGCGCTGGTGATGACAGGCTACGGTCGCGAGACCTTTGCGCATCCCGACCGCTGGCCATGTAACCCGGAGTTTGAAGCCGAGAACTTGCTGGACGCAGTTAAGCAGATCCTTGACAGCGAAGGTATGCGAAGCTAA